One stretch of Variovorax sp. 54 DNA includes these proteins:
- a CDS encoding T6SS immunity protein Tli4 family protein, with translation MKKVHAGYLAFIAAALLLSACDGFPESFKSPNMTALPPRLQPMFEKTKVICFGRFQVEVPDSATIVYARAQTPFNTERLEGAGENLAQWVAKEEAKFRSTFQFPSSDGVTNYKETIDGAVPGQKIVIGYQDGSMLANIYQITSFVKVGADLFVQSTSAGVEPNEPGSDWTLPKKLAGLDATAGLLRARPNDEVPTEPGVCIDGGFIADAPGLSHEKIPLGVRFKEFPDVHLSIEVTKTPRIDDAHGVERRLKKAEANAQKTGMGDWYSRIKFFRRGERQIEGWKGYEVLARKPAQEGASENHQFLFESQGEPDDALKPMLDVNMDTGVKGNAAAGQKPSLEDDEAVALWDKLTSSIRVRPVGGAAPKKTSDAGSLLPLGELAATGRACPQTGMWECVDEGDIRGGRRQLFRAGEKMPAIVRVGAPSLWQRIKGETPTYRSATVWKLVDHDVPRPS, from the coding sequence ATGAAAAAAGTTCATGCGGGATATCTCGCATTCATCGCAGCGGCGCTGCTCCTGAGCGCCTGCGATGGTTTTCCAGAATCCTTCAAGAGTCCCAACATGACCGCTCTCCCACCTCGCCTGCAACCCATGTTCGAGAAGACCAAGGTGATCTGCTTCGGCAGATTCCAGGTGGAGGTGCCCGATAGCGCCACCATCGTCTATGCGCGCGCGCAGACCCCATTCAATACAGAGCGACTCGAAGGTGCCGGAGAGAATTTGGCTCAGTGGGTGGCGAAGGAAGAGGCGAAGTTTCGAAGCACGTTTCAGTTTCCAAGCAGTGACGGTGTGACGAACTACAAAGAGACGATCGACGGTGCGGTACCCGGGCAAAAAATTGTGATCGGCTACCAAGACGGGAGCATGCTCGCCAACATTTACCAGATCACATCTTTTGTCAAAGTCGGTGCCGATTTGTTTGTCCAGTCAACGTCCGCAGGGGTCGAGCCGAACGAACCGGGAAGCGACTGGACGCTTCCCAAAAAGCTCGCGGGCCTTGATGCCACGGCGGGCCTGCTTCGCGCCCGCCCCAACGACGAAGTTCCCACCGAACCCGGTGTGTGCATCGACGGTGGCTTCATCGCCGATGCACCCGGGCTTTCGCACGAGAAAATTCCGTTGGGCGTGCGCTTCAAGGAGTTCCCTGACGTGCACCTGTCCATCGAAGTGACCAAGACGCCCCGAATCGACGACGCTCACGGAGTAGAGCGTCGCCTGAAAAAGGCCGAGGCGAACGCCCAGAAGACGGGCATGGGCGATTGGTATTCGCGCATCAAGTTTTTCCGTCGCGGAGAGCGGCAGATCGAGGGGTGGAAGGGCTACGAGGTGCTGGCGCGCAAGCCCGCGCAGGAGGGCGCTTCGGAAAATCACCAGTTCCTGTTCGAGAGTCAGGGCGAACCCGACGACGCCCTCAAGCCCATGCTTGACGTGAACATGGACACAGGCGTCAAGGGCAACGCCGCCGCAGGCCAGAAGCCCAGCCTGGAGGACGACGAAGCTGTGGCGCTGTGGGACAAGCTCACCAGTTCCATCCGCGTGCGGCCCGTTGGCGGCGCGGCGCCAAAGAAAACCAGCGACGCCGGCTCGCTGCTCCCCCTGGGCGAACTCGCCGCCACAGGCCGTGCCTGCCCGCAAACCGGCATGTGGGAGTGCGTCGACGAAGGCGACATCCGTGGCGGGCGCAGGCAGCTGTTCCGGGCTGGCGAGAAGATGCCCGCCATCGTTCGGGTGGGCGCACCGAGCCTCTGGCAAAGGATCAAGGGTGAGACACCGACCTACCGCAGCGCCACGGTGTGGAAGCTGGTGGACCACGACGTGCCACGCCCGTCATGA
- a CDS encoding type VI secretion system Vgr family protein, producing the protein MSVHGGARLLAEILSPSRRALRMRLGRANAAGAGLMLQRIDIREALNDGIAARLICLGTRADLPLKTFIGQPVEVQIVTDTGRIRRICAVVTGAKAGQSDGSLTVYELEARDALSILERRINSRVFMHRSDVAIVETLLTEWRQRSPALAAAFDFSVNVAHGDRYPAREFTHQFNESDAAFVRRLLKRSGISWFFRPGAEKEDGGDTPVHEMVLFDEAMNLAPYTGGAVRFHRDDATEQRDAITRIVHARDLVSGTVERKTWDYKTNRIDQAANEGGLDQGDIGGPLAAFLSDSQIEMPHAGDSWADHERRTGLRMDRHEMNAKGLHGESGMRDLSVGEYIRITGHARIDAAPASEREFIVLAVHHWAENNLPKELDARVHLLIGGDHTLEDDKRYRNEFSAVRRDTPIVPVWEPLHDLPKVHPVTALVVGPQGEEVHTDKLGRVKVQFQTYKREDHEHAQGAGVSGSERDSAWIRYITALAGNRFGADFIPRVGMEVYVDFLGGDPDRPIIVGVVHNGHQNPAAWSDVGALPGNRYVSGIKTQEIRGSGFNQLRYDDTPGQISIQWSTSYAATQINGGWLTQPRTEGEGAPRGEGLEARSDAQVAVRGGKGVYITAQPQARAGSDMMERRALLGLAEQLQGIVKTLGEASHTHRAEDTDSARIEKIVTQLKHWDGGTNVNEEGADGGAPMVAIDAPAGIAIASQDSLVLGAQNHIDAVSAGNTQVSAGRKLLLRAADLFSAFARKGMTLVTAEGDLRMEAHKDDICIIAGRNIRLIAGENFIMESPKFSFIAQGVQVDYGSGRIVEQSQSLHHIMSPDFSVGGAGGGSPRGPESFGSASHDQRVVLTDANTGELLASQRYRIEIEDGTVLEGRSDEQGNTQSLQSEIAFARYTIQALKD; encoded by the coding sequence ATGTCCGTTCACGGCGGCGCGCGCTTGCTCGCCGAAATCTTGTCGCCCTCTCGCCGCGCGCTGCGCATGCGCCTCGGGCGTGCCAACGCAGCCGGCGCCGGCCTCATGCTTCAGCGCATCGATATCCGGGAAGCGCTGAACGACGGCATCGCCGCTCGCCTGATCTGCCTGGGCACGCGCGCCGACCTTCCTCTCAAGACCTTCATCGGCCAGCCGGTCGAAGTCCAGATCGTCACGGACACGGGGCGCATCCGACGCATCTGCGCGGTGGTCACGGGCGCCAAGGCCGGCCAGTCCGACGGCAGCCTGACCGTGTACGAGCTGGAAGCGCGCGATGCGCTGAGCATTCTGGAGCGGCGCATCAACAGCCGCGTGTTCATGCACCGCAGCGACGTGGCCATTGTCGAAACCCTCCTGACCGAGTGGCGCCAGCGCAGCCCGGCCCTGGCCGCAGCCTTCGATTTCAGCGTGAACGTTGCACACGGCGACAGATACCCCGCGCGCGAGTTCACGCACCAGTTCAACGAATCCGATGCCGCCTTCGTGCGGCGCCTGCTCAAGCGCTCGGGCATCTCGTGGTTCTTCCGCCCCGGTGCAGAGAAAGAAGACGGCGGCGACACGCCCGTGCACGAGATGGTGCTCTTCGACGAGGCCATGAACCTCGCGCCCTACACGGGCGGCGCGGTGCGCTTTCATCGGGACGACGCCACCGAGCAGCGCGACGCCATCACGCGCATCGTCCATGCCCGAGACCTCGTGTCGGGCACGGTGGAGCGCAAGACCTGGGACTACAAGACCAACCGCATCGATCAGGCCGCGAACGAAGGTGGCCTGGACCAGGGCGACATCGGCGGCCCGCTGGCCGCGTTCCTTTCAGACTCGCAGATCGAGATGCCGCACGCGGGCGACAGCTGGGCGGACCACGAACGCCGCACCGGCCTGCGCATGGACCGCCACGAGATGAACGCCAAAGGCCTGCACGGCGAGAGCGGCATGCGCGACCTGTCAGTGGGCGAGTACATCCGCATCACCGGCCATGCCCGGATCGATGCAGCGCCGGCGAGCGAGCGGGAATTCATCGTGCTCGCCGTCCACCACTGGGCCGAGAACAACCTGCCCAAGGAACTCGATGCCAGGGTGCATCTGCTGATCGGTGGCGATCACACGCTCGAGGATGACAAGCGCTACCGCAACGAATTCAGTGCCGTGCGGCGCGACACGCCTATCGTGCCCGTGTGGGAGCCGTTGCATGACCTGCCGAAGGTGCACCCCGTCACCGCCCTTGTCGTCGGTCCGCAGGGCGAAGAGGTGCACACGGACAAGCTTGGCCGCGTCAAGGTCCAGTTCCAGACCTACAAACGCGAGGACCACGAACACGCACAAGGCGCGGGCGTCAGCGGTTCGGAGCGCGACAGCGCCTGGATTCGCTACATCACCGCGTTGGCAGGCAACCGCTTCGGTGCGGACTTCATTCCTCGTGTCGGCATGGAGGTCTACGTCGACTTCCTCGGCGGCGACCCCGACCGCCCGATCATCGTGGGCGTGGTCCACAACGGCCACCAGAACCCGGCGGCGTGGAGCGATGTGGGCGCATTGCCGGGCAACCGGTACGTCTCGGGCATCAAGACCCAGGAGATTCGCGGCAGCGGCTTCAACCAGCTGCGGTATGACGACACGCCGGGGCAGATCAGCATCCAGTGGAGCACCTCGTATGCGGCGACGCAGATCAACGGCGGCTGGCTGACGCAGCCGCGCACCGAGGGCGAAGGCGCGCCGCGCGGCGAGGGGCTGGAGGCGCGCAGCGACGCGCAGGTGGCGGTGCGCGGGGGCAAGGGCGTGTACATCACCGCGCAGCCGCAAGCGCGAGCAGGCAGCGACATGATGGAGCGCCGGGCCCTGCTCGGTCTGGCCGAGCAGTTGCAAGGCATCGTCAAGACCTTGGGCGAGGCCTCGCACACGCACCGCGCCGAAGATACCGACTCGGCACGCATCGAGAAGATCGTGACCCAGCTGAAGCACTGGGACGGCGGCACCAACGTCAACGAGGAGGGGGCCGACGGCGGCGCACCGATGGTGGCCATCGACGCGCCGGCCGGCATCGCCATCGCGAGCCAGGACAGCCTGGTGTTGGGCGCGCAGAACCACATCGACGCGGTGAGCGCGGGCAACACGCAGGTCAGCGCGGGCCGCAAGCTGCTGCTGCGCGCGGCCGATCTGTTCAGCGCCTTCGCACGCAAGGGCATGACGCTCGTCACGGCCGAAGGCGACCTTCGGATGGAGGCGCACAAGGACGACATCTGCATCATCGCCGGCAGGAACATCCGGCTCATTGCGGGCGAGAACTTCATCATGGAATCGCCGAAGTTCAGCTTCATCGCGCAAGGCGTGCAGGTCGACTACGGCAGCGGTCGCATCGTGGAGCAAAGCCAGAGCCTGCATCACATCATGTCGCCGGACTTCAGTGTGGGTGGGGCGGGAGGTGGGAGTCCTCGGGGGCCGGAGTCGTTCGGCAGCGCCTCCCACGATCAGCGCGTGGTGCTCACCGACGCCAACACGGGTGAGCTCCTGGCGAGCCAGCGTTATCGCATCGAGATCGAGGACGGCACGGTGCTCGAGGGCCGAAGCGACGAACAAGGAAACACCCAGAGCCTGCAATCGGAGATTGCGTTTGCGCGCTACACGATCCAGGCGCTCAAGGACTGA
- a CDS encoding anti-sigma factor, translating to MNLLAHPELLELLAASHALGTLRGGARRRFETLARDQAPVRAAALVWQGRLAGMTELQQPVTPDPAVWTRIRNLIDAEQAQHALERQRAAATPLTTPTAPSTGGWLRSLALWRGAAAAGALVAVLAVGVGLNLREQLINAPAVQYVAVLSDDKAAASMLVTFDPKKKQLVLQRVGNFREGTDKSLQLWALPPGGAPRSLGVLDNAPALRLAASESDVRVPALAISLEPKGGVPSAGGPTGPVLFHGPLIEKTL from the coding sequence ATGAACCTCCTTGCCCATCCCGAACTTCTCGAGCTGCTGGCCGCCAGCCATGCGCTCGGCACGCTGCGCGGCGGCGCCCGCCGCCGCTTCGAAACCCTGGCGCGCGACCAGGCGCCCGTGCGCGCCGCCGCGCTGGTCTGGCAGGGCCGGTTGGCCGGCATGACCGAGCTGCAGCAGCCGGTCACGCCCGACCCGGCCGTCTGGACCCGCATCCGCAACCTGATCGACGCCGAGCAGGCGCAGCACGCCCTCGAACGGCAGCGCGCCGCCGCCACGCCCCTCACCACGCCCACGGCCCCATCGACCGGTGGCTGGCTGCGCAGCCTCGCGCTGTGGCGCGGCGCCGCCGCGGCCGGCGCGCTCGTGGCCGTGCTGGCCGTGGGCGTGGGCCTGAACCTGCGCGAGCAACTGATCAACGCGCCCGCCGTGCAGTACGTGGCCGTGCTGTCCGACGACAAGGCCGCCGCCTCCATGCTCGTGACCTTCGACCCGAAGAAGAAGCAACTCGTGCTGCAGCGCGTGGGCAACTTCCGCGAAGGCACCGACAAGTCGCTGCAGCTGTGGGCCCTGCCGCCCGGCGGCGCGCCGCGCTCGCTCGGCGTGCTGGACAATGCACCGGCGCTGCGGCTGGCCGCCTCGGAATCCGATGTGCGCGTGCCGGCGCTGGCGATCAGCCTGGAGCCCA
- a CDS encoding DUF3455 domain-containing protein, whose protein sequence is MHIRTLTVLASTAAALGLAACSGMGAKPMPMFSQASLPDAVKVPAGHRVAMETVGAGDITYECRAKANTPGEHEWVFVGPDAKLMDRAGKQVGTYYGPPATWENADGSKVTATQVAVAPNGTGNIPHQLVKANPATGMGAMQGVSYIQRVATQGGVAPAAACGATNMGQKQVVKYQADYIFYRAS, encoded by the coding sequence ATGCACATCCGCACCCTGACCGTCCTGGCTTCCACCGCAGCGGCGCTTGGCCTGGCCGCCTGTTCCGGCATGGGCGCCAAGCCCATGCCGATGTTTTCGCAGGCCAGCCTGCCCGACGCCGTGAAGGTGCCCGCCGGCCATCGCGTGGCCATGGAAACCGTGGGCGCGGGCGACATCACCTACGAATGCCGCGCCAAGGCCAACACGCCGGGCGAGCACGAGTGGGTCTTCGTCGGCCCCGACGCCAAACTGATGGACCGCGCCGGCAAGCAGGTCGGCACGTACTACGGCCCGCCCGCCACCTGGGAGAACGCCGACGGCTCGAAGGTCACGGCCACGCAGGTGGCGGTGGCGCCGAACGGCACCGGCAACATCCCCCACCAGCTGGTGAAGGCCAACCCCGCCACCGGCATGGGCGCCATGCAGGGCGTGAGCTACATCCAGCGCGTCGCCACGCAGGGCGGCGTGGCCCCGGCCGCCGCCTGTGGCGCCACGAACATGGGCCAGAAACAGGTCGTGAAGTACCAGGCCGACTACATCTTCTACCGCGCAAGCTGA
- a CDS encoding esterase/lipase family protein, producing the protein MATGYQLPIRPQSMQGRETEGYLTPKADKSPQIMAVPPRRVIPIVFLPGIMGTHLRMSKTRQEAMGKSNNISWRPERMGEATALINAEPKVRQLQLDPLETEVDTYDPQTNPTGDPKETADTRHDNAKVRFKLKVGLDTPLLMDDPPTAKPRKSKEQKARERGWGEIYFDSYKELLEMCEERLNSAYSEGKLDPWWKDNLVGVAPSKWEANPEPVLQPLTEDDLKQAVKGCWFPVHAMGYNWLQSSRKSGELTAARISSLIEKYNKEWGFECKQVILVTHSMGGLVARAVIHPEIGKLQSSVLGIVHGVMPAIGAGAAYKRMRCGFEDGPFNVAAKVLGNEGSEVTVVLGNAPGGLELLPSRAYGNQWLHVRCKNQPDIDLPRNGDPYEEIYKLRTEWYGLLREQWLNPARDEHAGVTRTHRYLDAAKNFHNKIADTYHPQSYAHYGADNKNRAWNHVVWQVDVRSTVPNVSALRIDFDSEQGQLGMKAEGASTRIGHKLAEIVPVQLQPAADPGDQTVPAHSADHQLRSGVFKGIFRQTGYEHQDSYKDKGALHSTLYSLVRIAQTMTW; encoded by the coding sequence ATGGCAACTGGCTACCAACTCCCTATCCGTCCTCAATCGATGCAAGGTCGTGAGACTGAAGGCTATCTCACGCCCAAGGCGGACAAGAGCCCGCAGATCATGGCGGTCCCGCCCCGGCGGGTGATACCCATCGTCTTCCTGCCGGGAATCATGGGCACCCATCTGCGCATGAGCAAAACCCGACAAGAGGCGATGGGAAAGAGCAACAACATTTCCTGGCGGCCCGAAAGAATGGGTGAAGCCACTGCGTTGATCAATGCCGAGCCGAAAGTCCGGCAGCTTCAGCTCGACCCGCTGGAAACGGAAGTCGACACCTATGACCCGCAGACCAACCCCACGGGCGACCCTAAGGAAACGGCCGACACGCGCCACGACAACGCCAAGGTCCGGTTCAAGCTGAAGGTGGGGCTGGACACGCCCTTGCTCATGGACGATCCGCCCACGGCCAAGCCTCGCAAGTCCAAGGAGCAAAAAGCGCGTGAACGAGGCTGGGGCGAGATCTACTTCGACAGCTACAAGGAGCTCCTGGAAATGTGCGAGGAACGGCTGAACTCGGCCTATTCCGAAGGCAAGCTCGACCCATGGTGGAAAGACAATCTCGTGGGCGTGGCTCCTTCCAAATGGGAAGCGAACCCGGAGCCTGTCCTCCAGCCGCTCACGGAGGATGACCTGAAGCAGGCCGTCAAAGGTTGCTGGTTCCCTGTGCATGCCATGGGATACAACTGGCTGCAGTCGAGCAGGAAGTCCGGCGAACTGACCGCCGCTCGAATCTCGTCGTTGATCGAGAAGTACAACAAGGAGTGGGGATTCGAATGCAAGCAGGTCATCCTGGTCACGCACAGCATGGGCGGGCTGGTGGCGCGTGCGGTGATTCATCCCGAGATCGGAAAGTTGCAAAGCAGTGTGCTCGGCATCGTGCATGGCGTGATGCCTGCCATCGGTGCTGGCGCGGCCTACAAACGCATGCGCTGCGGTTTCGAGGATGGGCCGTTTAACGTCGCGGCGAAGGTACTGGGCAACGAAGGCTCCGAAGTGACGGTTGTGCTTGGCAATGCGCCGGGCGGACTGGAACTGCTTCCCAGCCGGGCCTATGGCAACCAGTGGCTGCACGTCCGCTGCAAGAACCAGCCGGACATCGATCTGCCTCGGAACGGCGACCCCTACGAAGAAATCTACAAGCTGCGCACCGAGTGGTACGGTCTCTTGCGGGAGCAGTGGTTGAACCCGGCCCGTGACGAGCACGCGGGCGTTACGCGCACGCATCGCTATCTCGATGCGGCGAAGAACTTCCACAACAAGATTGCCGACACCTACCACCCGCAGAGCTATGCGCACTACGGCGCGGACAACAAGAACCGGGCATGGAACCACGTGGTCTGGCAGGTGGACGTGCGATCGACCGTGCCGAATGTTTCTGCGTTGCGCATCGACTTCGACAGCGAGCAGGGACAGTTGGGCATGAAGGCAGAAGGCGCCAGCACGCGAATCGGCCACAAGCTGGCCGAGATCGTGCCCGTCCAGCTTCAACCCGCAGCCGATCCGGGTGATCAGACGGTGCCCGCGCACTCGGCCGACCATCAACTGCGCAGCGGCGTGTTCAAGGGCATCTTCCGCCAGACAGGCTATGAGCACCAGGACAGCTACAAGGACAAGGGCGCCTTGCATTCCACGCTCTACAGCCTGGTGCGCATCGCACAGACGATGACATGGTGA
- a CDS encoding ATP-binding protein: MPPLTPEPSLPAPASPSPTRSRRRALVAWAAVLALALLLIAVAGQWAARREANFQADSIRRAMEVHVLGLRDAAGKYGYLPFTAGMHPDVLAVLARPQDPATRQRANHYIEEVNRLAGSDALYLTDPQGLTLAASNWATPQSFVGESYANRPYFLDARAGRHGLFYGVGQTTGEPGLFMSAPVRAEGGGGEVLGVITVKVSLRQLHDAWAFVRDPILLTDARGIVFLSSVPGWMYQATRPLSPADLAGIEHDQQYGARTRFAPLPWRVEPIEDAPGYLVRTTVGGKARRFLAVDEPLPDLGWTLTVMADHAEVTRARERTWMLGLLGAGVLLLGALYWQLRERRFAEQRDARRDLELRVRERTHELDQAHAFRKAMEDSLLVGMRARDLQGRIIYVNPAFCEMTGYGADELLGRLPPYPYWHPDDVTQHWFHYEAMMSGQPARSGFESRLRHRDGHEVITMVYTARLIDADGRHSGWMSSVVDITEQKRAELRQRQNDEQLQHAQRLASLGEMASTLAHELNQPLMALSNFASAAKAFAEQGNQPLLASSLDETVAQAKRSAEIVRRIRGFVRQRTAGTEDCAVAALVANALALLQGEMRQRQVRAEVRVAPALPPVRGDRVLLEQVLLNLLSNSLQAMEQGTPPDRRVVEVEAELHEGRVHIRIADHGPGIDAALAEQVFAPFFTTKAGGLGLGLNICRTIVEAHRGRLSFADRPGGGTVFTLELEASP; the protein is encoded by the coding sequence ATGCCGCCCCTCACGCCCGAACCGTCTCTTCCTGCTCCTGCTTCCCCATCGCCGACGCGCTCCCGCCGCCGCGCGCTGGTGGCCTGGGCGGCTGTCCTTGCACTGGCGCTGCTGCTGATCGCCGTGGCCGGCCAGTGGGCCGCGCGGCGCGAGGCGAATTTCCAGGCCGACTCGATCCGCCGCGCCATGGAAGTGCACGTGCTCGGCCTGCGCGATGCCGCCGGCAAGTACGGCTACCTGCCGTTCACCGCCGGCATGCACCCCGACGTGCTCGCCGTGCTGGCCCGCCCGCAAGACCCCGCCACGCGGCAGCGCGCCAACCACTACATCGAGGAGGTGAACCGCCTCGCGGGCTCCGACGCGCTGTACCTCACCGACCCGCAAGGCCTCACGCTGGCCGCGAGCAACTGGGCCACGCCGCAGAGCTTTGTCGGCGAGTCGTACGCCAACCGGCCGTACTTTCTCGACGCGCGGGCAGGGCGCCACGGCCTGTTCTACGGCGTGGGCCAGACCACGGGCGAGCCGGGGCTGTTCATGTCGGCGCCGGTGCGCGCCGAAGGCGGCGGGGGTGAGGTGCTCGGTGTGATCACCGTCAAGGTCAGCCTGCGCCAGCTGCACGACGCCTGGGCCTTCGTGCGCGATCCGATCCTGCTGACCGACGCGCGCGGCATTGTGTTCCTGAGCTCGGTGCCGGGCTGGATGTACCAGGCCACGCGGCCATTGAGCCCCGCCGACCTGGCGGGCATCGAACACGACCAGCAGTACGGCGCGCGCACCCGCTTCGCGCCGCTGCCGTGGCGTGTCGAACCCATCGAGGACGCGCCGGGCTACCTGGTGCGCACGACGGTCGGCGGCAAGGCGCGCCGCTTTCTTGCCGTCGACGAACCCTTGCCCGACCTGGGCTGGACCTTGACGGTGATGGCCGACCACGCCGAGGTCACCCGCGCGCGCGAGCGCACCTGGATGCTCGGGCTGCTGGGCGCCGGCGTGCTGCTGCTGGGCGCGCTGTACTGGCAGCTGCGCGAGCGGCGCTTTGCCGAGCAGCGCGACGCGCGGCGCGACCTCGAGCTGCGCGTGCGCGAGCGCACCCACGAGCTGGACCAGGCCCACGCCTTCCGCAAGGCGATGGAAGACTCGCTGCTGGTCGGCATGCGCGCGCGCGACCTGCAGGGCCGCATCATCTATGTCAATCCGGCCTTCTGCGAGATGACCGGTTACGGCGCCGACGAGCTGTTGGGTCGGCTGCCGCCGTACCCCTACTGGCACCCCGACGACGTGACGCAGCACTGGTTCCACTACGAGGCCATGATGAGCGGGCAACCCGCGCGCTCCGGCTTCGAGTCGCGCCTGCGGCACCGCGACGGGCATGAGGTCATCACCATGGTCTACACCGCGCGGCTCATCGACGCCGACGGTCGCCACAGCGGCTGGATGAGCTCGGTGGTCGACATCACCGAGCAGAAGCGCGCCGAGCTGCGCCAGCGCCAGAACGACGAGCAGCTGCAGCACGCGCAGCGCCTGGCCAGCCTGGGCGAGATGGCCTCCACGTTGGCCCACGAACTCAACCAGCCGCTGATGGCACTGAGCAATTTCGCCAGCGCCGCCAAGGCTTTCGCCGAGCAGGGCAACCAGCCGCTCCTGGCCAGCAGCCTCGACGAAACCGTGGCGCAGGCCAAGCGCAGCGCCGAGATCGTGCGGCGCATCCGCGGCTTCGTGCGCCAGCGCACCGCCGGCACCGAAGACTGCGCGGTGGCCGCGCTGGTGGCCAACGCGCTGGCGCTGCTGCAGGGCGAGATGCGCCAGCGGCAGGTGCGCGCCGAGGTGCGTGTGGCGCCCGCGCTGCCGCCCGTGCGCGGCGACCGCGTGCTGCTCGAGCAGGTGCTGCTGAACCTGCTGTCGAACAGCCTGCAGGCGATGGAGCAGGGCACGCCGCCCGACCGGCGCGTGGTCGAGGTCGAGGCCGAGTTGCACGAAGGACGCGTGCACATCCGCATCGCCGACCACGGCCCCGGCATCGACGCGGCGCTGGCCGAGCAGGTCTTCGCGCCGTTCTTCACCACCAAGGCCGGCGGGCTCGGGCTGGGCCTGAACATCTGCCGCACCATCGTGGAGGCCCACCGCGGCCGGCTGTCGTTTGCCGACCGGCCCGGCGGCGGCACGGTCTTCACCCTCGAACTGGAGGCTTCCCCGTGA
- a CDS encoding RNA polymerase sigma factor: protein MTAPSPDAELMALIDRIGHRDEAALRQLYDRTSPRLMGLAMRVVRQREWAEDVLQESFLTVWRVAGDYRASLSPPLAWLGLIVRSRSLDLLRRRTADRAQLTQEFDELMADTFESDTPNPADMADASEQAWALHQCLSQLEGRQREVVSLAYLREMSHSELAEQLKLPLGTVKTWIRRGLDKLRTCMGRFA, encoded by the coding sequence ATGACCGCACCCAGCCCCGACGCCGAACTGATGGCGCTGATCGACCGGATCGGCCATCGCGACGAAGCCGCCCTGCGACAGCTGTACGACCGCACCTCGCCCCGCCTCATGGGCCTGGCGATGCGCGTGGTGCGCCAGCGCGAATGGGCCGAAGACGTGTTGCAGGAGTCCTTCCTCACCGTCTGGCGCGTGGCCGGCGACTACCGCGCCTCGCTGAGTCCGCCGCTGGCCTGGCTGGGGCTCATCGTGCGCAGCCGCTCGCTCGACCTGCTGCGCCGCCGCACCGCCGACCGCGCCCAGCTCACGCAGGAATTCGACGAGCTGATGGCCGACACCTTCGAATCCGACACGCCCAACCCGGCCGACATGGCCGATGCGAGCGAGCAGGCCTGGGCGCTGCACCAGTGCCTGAGCCAGCTCGAGGGCCGCCAGCGCGAGGTGGTCAGCCTGGCCTACCTGCGCGAGATGAGCCACAGCGAGCTGGCCGAACAGCTCAAGCTGCCACTGGGCACCGTGAAGACCTGGATCCGGCGCGGGCTCGACAAGCTGCGCACCTGCATGGGCCGTTTCGCCTGA
- a CDS encoding pentapeptide repeat-containing protein: protein MSSQVIILDHDRWRKGAGGAPAGLAGQADSSAYAGLDLNLAQFSACTFSGSSFAATTFQQAQWSACQFTGASFTDCDLDGITMTGCTFMRCSFSRIQFTRGTLTGCTFEACRWSDVVLDHSAWTDVKLLDCTGSEVTGDDLRGEQVKWEGSRFQSLRLRNARINMAM, encoded by the coding sequence ATGAGTTCGCAGGTCATCATTCTCGATCACGACCGCTGGCGAAAGGGTGCCGGCGGTGCACCGGCCGGACTCGCGGGGCAGGCGGACAGCTCCGCCTATGCGGGCCTGGACCTGAACCTCGCGCAGTTCAGCGCCTGCACGTTCAGCGGCAGCAGTTTCGCTGCCACGACGTTTCAGCAGGCGCAGTGGAGCGCCTGCCAGTTCACGGGCGCCTCTTTCACTGACTGCGATCTTGACGGCATCACGATGACCGGATGCACGTTCATGCGGTGCAGCTTCAGTCGGATTCAGTTCACGCGCGGCACGCTGACCGGCTGCACCTTCGAGGCCTGCCGATGGAGCGACGTCGTCCTCGATCACAGTGCGTGGACAGACGTGAAGTTGCTCGACTGCACCGGCAGCGAAGTCACAGGCGACGACCTGCGCGGCGAGCAGGTCAAGTGGGAAGGCAGCCGTTTCCAGTCCCTGCGGCTGCGCAACGCCCGGATCAACATGGCGATGTAG